One Granulicella sp. 5B5 DNA window includes the following coding sequences:
- a CDS encoding DUF2062 domain-containing protein, whose translation MGKLLERVVVEPLLRLMRMGATPERLAWSLALGVVVGVNPLFGSTTLLVLGLAAAFRLNLVASQLGNHMMYPLEIALFPLFLKLGSLVFATERPPMEGHHLLAAVRHHPWDTTRALWLWEWHALVVWVVCAAVTMPLVALALRPLLRRMMHKAELETV comes from the coding sequence ATGGGGAAGCTGCTTGAGCGCGTGGTGGTGGAGCCGTTGCTGCGGCTGATGCGCATGGGTGCGACGCCGGAGCGGCTGGCGTGGTCGCTGGCGCTGGGCGTGGTGGTGGGAGTGAACCCGCTTTTCGGGTCGACGACCCTGCTAGTGCTGGGGCTGGCGGCGGCGTTCCGGCTGAACCTGGTGGCGAGCCAGTTGGGCAATCATATGATGTATCCGCTGGAGATTGCGCTATTTCCGCTGTTCCTGAAGCTGGGGTCGCTGGTGTTTGCGACGGAGCGGCCGCCCATGGAAGGGCATCATCTGCTGGCTGCGGTGCGGCACCATCCGTGGGACACGACACGCGCGCTGTGGCTGTGGGAGTGGCACGCGCTGGTGGTGTGGGTCGTGTGCGCGGCGGTGACGATGCCGCTGGTCGCGCTGGCGCTGCGGCCCCTGCTGCGGCGGATGATGCACAAAGCAGAACTGGAGACGGTGTGA
- a CDS encoding lysophospholipid acyltransferase family protein, which translates to MSIVSVPRRVYRILKVVFVFAYSIVEVFIQRPKTRAARAAWLSKIGNRLCRAADVTYETRGPVPMSGAVISNHLTYVDILIHAAIRPGVFVSKIELRSTPVLGWISFMAGTIYVARGAGGSAAKAAEGMAKGFRDGLPVTFFPEGTTGVGDVPVLPMRSGLLSQAIAADVPVHYGFIRYSLTPRDLARGKTVRDDVDWGPETLWQHIWNFVDLHGVHGVVTFAPEPIAFSPAAIANRKVAALEAQAAMESLARSTDPNPVAVAS; encoded by the coding sequence TTGTCCATCGTCTCCGTTCCTCGCCGCGTCTATCGCATCCTTAAAGTCGTCTTCGTCTTCGCCTACTCCATCGTCGAAGTCTTCATCCAACGCCCCAAAACCCGCGCTGCCCGCGCCGCCTGGCTCAGCAAGATCGGCAACCGCCTCTGCCGCGCCGCCGACGTCACCTACGAGACCCGCGGCCCCGTCCCCATGAGCGGCGCCGTCATCTCCAATCACCTCACCTACGTCGACATCCTCATCCACGCCGCCATACGTCCCGGCGTCTTCGTCTCCAAGATCGAGCTCCGCTCCACGCCCGTTCTCGGCTGGATCAGCTTCATGGCCGGCACCATCTACGTCGCGCGCGGCGCCGGCGGTTCCGCTGCCAAGGCTGCCGAAGGCATGGCCAAGGGCTTCCGCGATGGCCTTCCCGTCACCTTCTTCCCCGAAGGCACCACCGGCGTGGGCGACGTCCCTGTGCTGCCCATGCGCAGCGGCCTTCTCTCGCAGGCCATCGCCGCGGACGTCCCCGTCCACTACGGCTTCATCCGCTACAGCCTCACCCCTCGCGACCTCGCCCGCGGCAAAACCGTGCGCGACGACGTCGACTGGGGCCCAGAAACGCTCTGGCAGCACATCTGGAACTTCGTCGATCTCCACGGCGTCCACGGCGTAGTCACCTTCGCACCGGAGCCCATCGCCTTCTCGCCCGCAGCTATCGCCAATCGCAAAGTGGCCGCCCTCGAAGCCCAGGCGGCCATGGAGTCCCTCGCGCGCTCCACCGACCCCAACCCCGTCGCCGTCGCCTCATAG
- a CDS encoding response regulator, whose product MLCATTSRPDAILLDFSMPGMDGPTPLRAAQCIPALASVPVLFLTARAYSGHVAGLGAAGVVAKPFDPRTLGRQIASVLCWS is encoded by the coding sequence ATCCTCTGCGCCACCACCAGCCGTCCTGACGCCATCCTTCTGGATTTCTCCATGCCCGGCATGGACGGCCCCACACCCCTGCGCGCGGCACAGTGCATCCCCGCCCTCGCTTCCGTCCCTGTTCTCTTTCTCACTGCCCGCGCATACTCCGGCCACGTCGCCGGCCTTGGTGCCGCAGGTGTCGTCGCCAAACCCTTTGACCCTCGTACGCTGGGAAGACAGATCGCCAGCGTCCTCTGTTGGAGTTGA
- a CDS encoding Hpt domain-containing protein, with translation MAYSNAVLAASNISQGFKLQLDAVWERNLPLVRDRLDRLDAFVSTLSRGSATPQQFEEAVDIAHKFSGSLGIFGYPAGSQFAGNLERLLQSTRPDHNGIRNAVQAIRATLNL, from the coding sequence ATGGCCTATAGCAACGCCGTTCTCGCCGCCAGCAACATCAGCCAGGGTTTCAAGCTGCAGCTTGACGCCGTTTGGGAGCGCAATCTCCCGCTTGTGCGCGACCGCCTCGACCGCCTCGACGCCTTCGTCTCCACCCTCTCCAGAGGCTCCGCCACGCCGCAGCAGTTTGAAGAGGCCGTCGACATCGCGCACAAGTTCTCCGGCTCGCTCGGCATCTTCGGCTACCCCGCCGGCAGCCAGTTCGCCGGCAACCTGGAGCGCCTGCTGCAGTCCACCAGGCCGGACCACAACGGCATCCGCAACGCCGTCCAGGCCATCCGCGCCACGCTCAACCTGTAG